Below is a genomic region from Mycolicibacter hiberniae.
TCCGGCACCGGCCGAATAGAGCCGGCCGCCGGCCACGTCGGCGACCGCGCCGGCCACCGAGACCCCGCCGATCTGCGCCGCCACCGAAACCGCGTAGGCCGGGATGTCGTACATGAAGTTCACGGTGCCGTCGATCGGGTCGACCACCCAGGTGACGACGCCCGGCTCGTGGCGGCCCGGACCTCCGCCTTCCTCACCGAGCACCGGATCGCCGGGCCGCAATCGGGTCAGTCGATCACGGATCAGGCTTTCGGTCTCGGTGTCGACCACGGTCACCGGATCGGTCGGGCTGCTTTTCGTCTGGACCACGCCGGCGGCAGGGTCGGCTCCGTGCGCACCGAACACCTCGGCACGTCGCCGCCGGACGAAGGCCGCCGCCTCGGCCACCAGCGTCTCGGCGGTGATTCGCAGCTGTAGGGGGTCGCTGGTGAGTGGCGCCATCAGCCCATAGCAGCACACCGGCGGCGGTTGTCGCACCCCCGGCGCGGGGGCGGCGGCCCGGCTTCAGCTACCGAGCCGGCGGAAACCGCTGCGGTGAAACACGATCGGCGCGATCTCGGAGTCTACGGTCAGTTCGCAGACCCGCAGCACCACGATGGTGTGATCCCCTGCCGGAACCAGCTGCTCGATCGCGCTGCCCAGCCAGACCCCGGTGCCCTTGATGAACACGGCCCCTTCGCTGGTCACCGTCTCCAGCCCGGCGAACCGATCGCCCGTCTTTGCCGCCAGGGTCCGCGCCGCCACGTCGTGCGCCTCACCGAGCACGCTGATCCCCAACCGGGGAGCGTCCTTGAGTTTGGGCCAGGTGGTCGAGGTGTTCTGCACACAGAAGGACACCAGAGGCGGCTCCAGGGAGACCGGCACGAAAGTACTGGCGGCCAGGCCGACCCGAACGCCGTCGATCTCGGCGGCCACCGCCACCACACCGGTGGGGAAATGCCCGAAGGCCTCCCGCAGCGACGCCGGTGTCAGCGGGGTCAGTTTGCTCGCGGAGCTCACGTGAGAATTCACCGGGGAACCATTCGCCTCGTCTGGTCTGATCTGGTCGCTGAGCACCCTACCCGCCGACGGCTGGCCTCGGCAGATCGACCGTCTGTGGCCCGCCACCGCGGGGAGACCAACCGGTTGGTTATCCGGAAAAAGGACGTAGCTCACATCAGCTTGCACTATGGCTACCGGCGAGTATATTTCAGGTTACGTTACTGGTGGGTAACTTAAGCCTGAGTACCCAACCACAGGTGGCATTCCATGAGGAGGAAGAGTGAGCCACTACAAGAGCAATGTCCGCGACCAGGTCTTCAACCTCTTTGAGGTATTCGGCCTGGACCAGGTCTTCGGCGAGGGCGACTACGCCGACCTGGACCTCGACACCGCTCAGGAGATGCTCGGCGAGATGGTTCGCCTGGCCGAGGGGCCGATTGCCGCATCGTTCGTCGAGGGCGACCGCAACCCCCCGGTGTTCAACCCGGAGACCCATTCGGTCACCCTGCCCGAGTCGTTCAAGAAGTCGGTGCGCGCCAATCTGGAAGGCGGCTGGGACCGGGTCGGTGTCATCGAAGAGCTGGGCGGCGTGCCGATGCCCAAGGCGCTGATGTGGGCCCTGCAGGAGCACATCCTGGGCGCCAACCCGGCGGTGTGGATGTACGGCGGCGGCGCCGGCTTCGCCAACATCTTCTACAACATCGCCACCGAGGAGCAGAAGAAGTGGGCCGTCCTCGCCGCAGAGCGCGGTTGGGGTTCGACCATGGTGCTCACCGAGCCGGACGCCGGCTCGGACGTGGGCGCCGGCCGCACCAAGGCCGTGCAGCAGCCCGACGGCTCGTGGCACATCGAGGGCGTCAAGCGATTCATCACCTCGGCCGACTCCGACGACCTGTTCGAGAACATCTTCCACCTGGTGCTGGCCCGCCCCGAGGGCGCCAAGCCGGGCACCAAGGGCCTCTCGTTGTTCTTCGTGCCGAAGTTCTTGTTCGACTTCGAGACCGGCGAACTCGGTGAGCGCAACGGGGCGTTCGTCACCAACGTCGAACACAAGATGGGCCTGAAGGTCTCGGCCACCTGCGAGTTGACCTTCGGTCAGCACGGAGTGCCGGCCAAGGGCTGGCTGGTCGGCGACGTCCACAACGGAATCGCGCAGATGTTCGAGGTCATCGAGCAGGCCCGCATGATGGTGGGCACCAAGGCCATCGCCACACTGTCCACCGGCTACCTCAACGCGCTGGCATACGCCAAGGAACGGGTGCAGGGCGCCGACCTGACCCAGATGACCGACAAGACCGCGCCGCGGGTGACCATCACCCACCACCCGGACGTCCGTCGGTCCCTGATGACCCAGAAGGCCTACGCCGAGGGCCTGCGGGCGCTCTACATGTACACCGCGACCTTCCAGGACGCCCCGGTGGCCAAGGCGCTGCACGGGGTGGACGCCGACCTCGCGGTCCGGATCAACGACCTGATGCTGCCGGTCGTCAAGGGCGTCGGCTCCGAGCAGGCCTACGCCAAGCTCACCGAGAGCCTTCAGACCCTGGGTGGCTCGGGCTTCCTCCAGGACTACCCGATCGAGCAGTACATCCGGGACGCCAAGATCGACTCCCTCTACGAGGGCACCACGGCAATTCAGGCCCAGGACTTCTTCTTCCGCAAGATCATCCGCGACAAGGGTGTCGCCCTGGGCCACCTGGCCGGCGAGATCGAGACGTTCATCAAGAACGAGACCGGCAACGGCCGGTTGAAGGCCGAACGGGAACTGCTGGCCTCCGCCCTGGCCGACGTGCAGGGCATGGCGGCGGCGCTGACCGGCTACCTGATGGCCGCGCAGGAAGATGCCTCCAGCATCTACAAGGTGGGCCTCGGCTCGGTGCGCTTCCTGATGAGCGTCGGCGACCTGATGATCGGCTGGTTGCTGACCCGCCAGGCCGCCGTGGCAGTGGCCAAGCTCGACGCCGGCGCGCAGGGGGCCGACCGGTCCTTCTACGAGGGCAAGATCGCGGTGGCGTCGTTCTTCACCAAGAACTTCCTGCCGTTGCTGACCAGCACTCGCTCGGTGATCGAGGCCATCGACAACGACATCATGGAGCTCGACGAAGCAGCGTTCTAAGCGCTGACCGCAGGCCGCGCAGGCCCCCGGGGAGACCCCCTGGGGGCCTGCTGCCGTTGGGGCACCGGCGGGTTGTCCTGATTTGTGGGATGTATGGCGTAGACGCCACCGCCCGTGCGCCGGAGACTGATCGCATGGCACGCAAGGTCGTCATCCTGGGCTACGCCGGGATTCAGGCGCTGGACGTGTTCGGGCCGTCCGAAGTGTTCGCCACCGCCACGTTGGCGGCGCTCGCCCTGGGCGGCGACCACGATGGCTACGAGGTCACGGTGGCCAGCGCCGACGGCGCGCCGATCGCCACCAGCAGCGGACTCACGCTGCAGCCCAGCCCCCTGCCCGCACCCGACGAGTCCATCGACACCCTGCTGCTGCCCGGCGGGGTGGGCATCCATGCCGCACAGGCAGACCCGGCCACCATCGCCTGGATCCGCCGCGCCTCCGCCCACGCCCGGCGGGTGGTCAGCGTGTGCACCGGTGCGTTCCTGGCCGCCCAGGCGGGCCTGCTCGACGGATGCCGGGCCACCACGCATTGGGCGTTCGCCGAGGCCCTGGCCCGGCAGTTCCCGGCCGTCACCGTCGACCCGGAGCCGATCTTCCTGCGTAGTTCGGACACGGTCTGGACCGCGGCCGGAGTCACCGCCGGCATCGATCTGTCCCTGACGCTGGTCGAAGAGGACCTGGGGACCGAGGTGGCACAGACGGCGGCCCGCTGGCTGGTGCTGTATCTGCGCCGACCCGGCGGTCAGTCCCAGTTCGCGGCGCCCGGGTGGCTCCCGCGCGCCCGCCGGGCGCCCATCCGCGAGGTGCAGGAACTGATCGACTCGCAACCGGGTGGGCCACACCGGCTCACCGAGCTGGCCGCCCACGCCGCGATGAGCCCCCGCCACTTCACCCGGGTCTTCACCGGCGAGGTGGGCATGACGCCGGCCGCCTACGTCGAGCGCGTACGCACCGAGGCCGCGCGCCGGCAACTCGAGGAGACCGACGACACCGTCGTGGCGATCGCCGGCCGCTGCGGGTTCGGCACCGCAGAGACGCTGCGGCGCACGTTTCTTCGCCGACTCGGCGTCTCACCCGATCACTACCGCAAGACGTTCGCCTGAAAGGAAAGCCATGCAGATCGCCGTCGTGCTCTACCCCGGCTTCACCGCCCTGGACTTCATCGGCCCCTACGAGGTGCTGCGCTGGCTTCCGGACGCCCACGTGCGGTTCGTCTGGCACACACCGGGTCCGGTCACGGCGGACTCCGGCGTCCTGGTTGTCGGCGCGACCCATTCCTTCGACGAGACCCCCTCCCCCGACCTGATCGTGATCCCCGGCGGGATGACGACCATGGAGCACGCCCGCGACGAGAAGCTGCTGGACTGGGTCCGGACCGCTCACCGCACGGCGGCCTGGACAACATCGGTGTGTTCGGGTTCGATCGTCCTGGGCGCAGCCGGGTTGCTGGCCGGCAAGCGGGCCACCTCGCACTGGATGGCGCTGCCCGCCCTGAAAGCCTTCGGCGCCACCGCGATCGGCGACGAGCGCATCGTCCACGACGGGGACATCGTCACCTGCGCGGGCGTGTCGGCCGGCATCGACCTCGGCCTGTGGCTGGCCGGCCAGATCGGCGGGGAAGGTCGCGCCAAGGCCATTCAACTGTCGATCGAATACGACCCGCAGCCGCCGTTCGACTCCGGCCACACCTCCAAGG
It encodes:
- a CDS encoding inositol monophosphatase family protein, with product MAPLTSDPLQLRITAETLVAEAAAFVRRRRAEVFGAHGADPAAGVVQTKSSPTDPVTVVDTETESLIRDRLTRLRPGDPVLGEEGGGPGRHEPGVVTWVVDPIDGTVNFMYDIPAYAVSVAAQIGGVSVAGAVADVAGGRLYSAGAGLGAQVADSQGTAPLRCTDVGELSLALLGTGFGYSPRRRAAQAALLARLLPTVRDVRRIGSAALDLCMVAAGRLDAYYEHGIKRWDYAAGALIAVEAGARLVLPGPAIDAGDVIVAAAPGIADALIASLRGAGGWEPIPE
- a CDS encoding flavin reductase family protein, with amino-acid sequence MTPLTPASLREAFGHFPTGVVAVAAEIDGVRVGLAASTFVPVSLEPPLVSFCVQNTSTTWPKLKDAPRLGISVLGEAHDVAARTLAAKTGDRFAGLETVTSEGAVFIKGTGVWLGSAIEQLVPAGDHTIVVLRVCELTVDSEIAPIVFHRSGFRRLGS
- a CDS encoding acyl-CoA dehydrogenase, which encodes MSHYKSNVRDQVFNLFEVFGLDQVFGEGDYADLDLDTAQEMLGEMVRLAEGPIAASFVEGDRNPPVFNPETHSVTLPESFKKSVRANLEGGWDRVGVIEELGGVPMPKALMWALQEHILGANPAVWMYGGGAGFANIFYNIATEEQKKWAVLAAERGWGSTMVLTEPDAGSDVGAGRTKAVQQPDGSWHIEGVKRFITSADSDDLFENIFHLVLARPEGAKPGTKGLSLFFVPKFLFDFETGELGERNGAFVTNVEHKMGLKVSATCELTFGQHGVPAKGWLVGDVHNGIAQMFEVIEQARMMVGTKAIATLSTGYLNALAYAKERVQGADLTQMTDKTAPRVTITHHPDVRRSLMTQKAYAEGLRALYMYTATFQDAPVAKALHGVDADLAVRINDLMLPVVKGVGSEQAYAKLTESLQTLGGSGFLQDYPIEQYIRDAKIDSLYEGTTAIQAQDFFFRKIIRDKGVALGHLAGEIETFIKNETGNGRLKAERELLASALADVQGMAAALTGYLMAAQEDASSIYKVGLGSVRFLMSVGDLMIGWLLTRQAAVAVAKLDAGAQGADRSFYEGKIAVASFFTKNFLPLLTSTRSVIEAIDNDIMELDEAAF
- a CDS encoding GlxA family transcriptional regulator; amino-acid sequence: MARKVVILGYAGIQALDVFGPSEVFATATLAALALGGDHDGYEVTVASADGAPIATSSGLTLQPSPLPAPDESIDTLLLPGGVGIHAAQADPATIAWIRRASAHARRVVSVCTGAFLAAQAGLLDGCRATTHWAFAEALARQFPAVTVDPEPIFLRSSDTVWTAAGVTAGIDLSLTLVEEDLGTEVAQTAARWLVLYLRRPGGQSQFAAPGWLPRARRAPIREVQELIDSQPGGPHRLTELAAHAAMSPRHFTRVFTGEVGMTPAAYVERVRTEAARRQLEETDDTVVAIAGRCGFGTAETLRRTFLRRLGVSPDHYRKTFA
- a CDS encoding DJ-1/PfpI family protein — protein: MQIAVVLYPGFTALDFIGPYEVLRWLPDAHVRFVWHTPGPVTADSGVLVVGATHSFDETPSPDLIVIPGGMTTMEHARDEKLLDWVRTAHRTAAWTTSVCSGSIVLGAAGLLAGKRATSHWMALPALKAFGATAIGDERIVHDGDIVTCAGVSAGIDLGLWLAGQIGGEGRAKAIQLSIEYDPQPPFDSGHTSKASVPTKTAATALMARELAKPARLKASALLLWDQALGAVRGRSAETVRR